The following are encoded in a window of Platichthys flesus chromosome 19, fPlaFle2.1, whole genome shotgun sequence genomic DNA:
- the mrps18c gene encoding 28S ribosomal protein S18c, mitochondrial gives MFPLRLSLRLNSILSQHGHTSLRSVTSNVVQRKDDVLVKMENPFKEAQTGCVLCNVQVDFKNIQLLSQFISPHTGRIYGRHITGLCGRKQKEISKAIKKAHSMGFMSVTHKHPQFMKDPNICGIKHLH, from the exons ATGTTCCCTCTGAGATTGTCGCTGCGGTTAAACTCGATTTTATCTCAACATGGACACACGA GTTTGAGGAGTGTGACGTCAAACGTGGTCCAACGGAAAGATGACGTG CTCGTGAAGATGGAAAATCCGTTTAAAGAGGCTCAGACCGGATGTGTCCTGTGTAACGTGCAGGTGGATTTCAAGAACATCCAG CTGCTGTCTCAGTTCATCTCCCCTCACACAGGACGGATCTACGGCCGACACATCACAG GTTTGTGTGGAAGAAAACAGAAGGAAATCTCCAAGGCCATAAAGAAAGCTCACTCCATGG GTTTCATGTCGGTGACTCACAAACACCCACAGTTCATGAAGGATCCCAACATCTGTGGCATCAAACATCTGCATTAG
- the abraxas1 gene encoding BRCA1-A complex subunit Abraxas 1 isoform X1: MKEGLVLGQSSVEEQVTISDSQADHIHIEEIYNVQKHMTCPRLSSFYNSVGDVNMEELHKVLANNKQEDVIGWYRQRRNSDQRMTFREKIVHENLKTCLSNPHMLFVLLTPGKLTSAGATHRTEYAAFISRSRTFLNVRVLVTNLGLLEQLAYWKVSTSCSAAGYNLTMKKHGSSFFSSNGLLREVNEVNKMNDSLQLELQKACRDVEESESLLEALQAEVSALRRRVREKRQNQEGKEPVSDPSEHRNNLLLRQALTALFASSPLFHTQTLTLEAFPVPVVCGAKHDERVSTISKCDAPDSRKTNCRKRPRAETQEQQVLTGAHAWF, from the exons ATGAAG gagggaCTGGTCCTGGGTCAGAGCAgcgtggaggagcaggtgaccATCAGTGACTCTCAGGCTGATCACATCCACATCGAGGAGATCTACA ATGTTCAGAAGCACATGACCTGTCCCAGGCTGAGCAG TTTTTACAACAGTGTTGGAGACGTGAACATGGAGGAGCTACACAAAGTCCTTGCAAACAACAAGCAG GAGGACGTGATTGGCTGGTACAGACAGCGACGGAACTCGGATCAACGGATGACGTTCAGAGAAAAGATCGTCCACGAGAACCTGAAGACGTGTCTGTCCAACCCTCACATGCTGTTTGTGCTGCTGACGCCCGGGAAGCTGACGTCTGCGGGCGCCACCCACCGGACGGAGTACGCTGCCTTCATCTCCCGCAGCAG GACGTTCCTCAACGTTCGCGTCCTGGTCACTAACCTGGGTTTACTGGAGCAGCTGGCGTACTGGAAGgtgtccacttcctgttcagcaGCAGGTTATAACCTCACCATGAAGAAACACGG GTCGagtttcttctcctccaacGGGCTCCTGAGAGAAGTCAATGAAGTGAATAAAATGAACGACTCTCTGCAGTTGGAGCTGCAG AAAGCGTGCAGAGACGTGGAGGAGAGCGAGAGTCTTCTGGAGGCGCTGCAGGCCGAGGTCTCAGCGCTGAGGAGGAGAGTCCGGGAGAAGCGGCAGAACCAAGAGGGAAAAG aaCCCGTCAGCGATCCGTCTGAGCACAGGAACAACCTGCTGCTCCGCCAGGCGCTCACCGCTCTGTTCGCCAGCTCGCCCCTCttccacacacagactcttACTCTGGAGGCGTTTCCTGTTCCTGTCGTCTGCGGCGCCAAACACGATGAGCGCGTTTCCACGATCTCAAAGTGCGACGCTCCCGACTCCAGAAAGACAAACTGTCGGAAGAGGCCGAGAGCGGaaacacaggagcagcaggtCCTGACTGGAGCACACGCCTGGTTCtaa
- the abraxas1 gene encoding BRCA1-A complex subunit Abraxas 1 isoform X2, whose product MAEPTVRVSGIVLSSLMFQHLNSDSDAEGLVLGQSSVEEQVTISDSQADHIHIEEIYNVQKHMTCPRLSSFYNSVGDVNMEELHKVLANNKQEDVIGWYRQRRNSDQRMTFREKIVHENLKTCLSNPHMLFVLLTPGKLTSAGATHRTEYAAFISRSRTFLNVRVLVTNLGLLEQLAYWKVSTSCSAAGYNLTMKKHGSSFFSSNGLLREVNEVNKMNDSLQLELQKACRDVEESESLLEALQAEVSALRRRVREKRQNQEGKEPVSDPSEHRNNLLLRQALTALFASSPLFHTQTLTLEAFPVPVVCGAKHDERVSTISKCDAPDSRKTNCRKRPRAETQEQQVLTGAHAWF is encoded by the exons ATGGCGGAGCCCACAGTTCGTGTTTCCGGGATCGTTTTATCTTCTTTAATGTTTCAGCACCTGAACAGTGACTCGGACGCG gagggaCTGGTCCTGGGTCAGAGCAgcgtggaggagcaggtgaccATCAGTGACTCTCAGGCTGATCACATCCACATCGAGGAGATCTACA ATGTTCAGAAGCACATGACCTGTCCCAGGCTGAGCAG TTTTTACAACAGTGTTGGAGACGTGAACATGGAGGAGCTACACAAAGTCCTTGCAAACAACAAGCAG GAGGACGTGATTGGCTGGTACAGACAGCGACGGAACTCGGATCAACGGATGACGTTCAGAGAAAAGATCGTCCACGAGAACCTGAAGACGTGTCTGTCCAACCCTCACATGCTGTTTGTGCTGCTGACGCCCGGGAAGCTGACGTCTGCGGGCGCCACCCACCGGACGGAGTACGCTGCCTTCATCTCCCGCAGCAG GACGTTCCTCAACGTTCGCGTCCTGGTCACTAACCTGGGTTTACTGGAGCAGCTGGCGTACTGGAAGgtgtccacttcctgttcagcaGCAGGTTATAACCTCACCATGAAGAAACACGG GTCGagtttcttctcctccaacGGGCTCCTGAGAGAAGTCAATGAAGTGAATAAAATGAACGACTCTCTGCAGTTGGAGCTGCAG AAAGCGTGCAGAGACGTGGAGGAGAGCGAGAGTCTTCTGGAGGCGCTGCAGGCCGAGGTCTCAGCGCTGAGGAGGAGAGTCCGGGAGAAGCGGCAGAACCAAGAGGGAAAAG aaCCCGTCAGCGATCCGTCTGAGCACAGGAACAACCTGCTGCTCCGCCAGGCGCTCACCGCTCTGTTCGCCAGCTCGCCCCTCttccacacacagactcttACTCTGGAGGCGTTTCCTGTTCCTGTCGTCTGCGGCGCCAAACACGATGAGCGCGTTTCCACGATCTCAAAGTGCGACGCTCCCGACTCCAGAAAGACAAACTGTCGGAAGAGGCCGAGAGCGGaaacacaggagcagcaggtCCTGACTGGAGCACACGCCTGGTTCtaa
- the gpat3 gene encoding glycerol-3-phosphate acyltransferase 3 isoform X1 gives MDDLWAVAVGVFQAWMFVVVFFIMLPAMCGLSLGVTSVYIQILVKILEWATLRIQRGRQEQPSVPVPLPNGACHLDRPLVADCSITHKPLLLHVIRWDKDQRIIERVGGSMEEEMAPAGAEFSLSDALFFYKEGVESIVDDQVTQRFSSEELASWNLLTRTNHNFRYISLRLTVIWGLGVFVRYGVLFPLRITLTVIGLSWLVIGTTLVGFLPESSVKTWLSELVHVTCYRICARGLSATVHYHNRDNRPQKGGICVSNHTTPIDVVILANDGCYAMVGQVHGGLMGVLQRSMVRSCPHVWFERSEMRDRHAVTNRLRAHVAAKNKLPILIFPEGTCINNTSVMMFKKGSFEIGGTIHPVAIKYDPRFGDAFWNSSKYNMVSYLLRMMTSWAIVVNVWYLPPMTIQEGEDAAQFANRVKSAVAHRGGLLDLDWDGGLKRGKVKDSLKEEQQKKYSSIITGQSNMDDPDSSSVTT, from the exons ATGGACGACCTCTGGGCCGTGGCTGTGGGCGTTTTCCAGGCGTGGATGTTCGTGGTGGTTTTCTTCATCATGCTGCCGGCCATGTGCGGCCTCTCGCTGGGCGTCACCAGCGTCTACATCCAGATCCTGGTCAAGATCCTGGAG TGGGCGACGTTACGGATCCAGAGAGGACGCCAGGAGCAGCCGAGCGTCCCCGTGCCTCTGCCCAACG GAGCTTgtcatctggatcgccccctggtggctgactgcagtattaCTCacaaacccctcctcctccatgtaatCAGATGGGACAAGGACCAAA GGATCATTGAGCGGGTGGGCGGCtcgatggaggaggagatggcgCCGGCAGGGGCGGAGTTCTCCCTGAGCGACGCCCTCTTCTTCTACAAGGAGGGCGTGGAGAGCATCGTGGACGACCAGGTGACGCAGCGCTTCTCCTCCGAGGAGCTCGCCTCCTGGAACCTCCTCACACGCACCAACCACAACTTCCGCTACATCAGCCTCCGCCTCACCGTCATCTGGGGCCTCGGCGTCTTCGTGCGTTACGGCGTCCTCTTCCCTCTCAG AATCACTCTCACCGTCATCGGACTCTCGTGGCTCGTGATCGGAACGACTCTGGTCGGATTTCTGCCTGAAAGCAG tgtgaagaCGTGGCTCAGTGAACTGGTTCATGTGACCTGCTACAGAATCTGTGCCAGAGGTTTGTCGGCGACCGTCCACTATCACAACAG AGACAACCGGCCTCAGAAAGGAGGAATCTGTGTGTCCAATCACACGACTCCGATCGACGTGGTGATTCTGGCCAATGACGGCTGCTACGCGATG GTGGGCCAGGTTCACGGCGGTCTGATGGGGGTCCTTCAGAGGTCGATGGTCAGGTCGTGTCCCCACGTTTGGTTCGAGAGGTCGGAGATGAGGGACCGCCACGCGGTGACCAACAG GCTCAGAGCTCACGTCGCAGCAAAGAACAAACTTCCCATCCTGATATTTCCTGAAG GAACTTGCATCAACAACACGTCGGTCATGATGTTTAAGAAAGGAAGCTTTGAAATCGGAGGAACCATCCACCCGGTCGCCATCAAG TACGACCCTCGGTTCGGAGACGCCTTCTGGAACAGCAGTAAATACAACATGGTGAGTTACCTGCTCCGCATGATGACCAGCTGGGCCATCGTCGTCAACGTGTGGTACCTCCCCCCCATGACCATACAG gagggagaggacgcTGCTCAGTTTGCAAACAGAGTGAAATCTGCTGTGGCCCATCGGGGGGGTCTCCTGGACCTGGACTG GGACGGAGGATTGAAACGAGGGAAGGTGAAGgattctctgaaggaggagcagcagaagaaatACAGCAGCATCATCACGGGACAGAGCAACATGGACGACCCCGACTCCTCGTCAGTAACGACGTGA
- the gpat3 gene encoding glycerol-3-phosphate acyltransferase 3 isoform X2, with protein MDDLWAVAVGVFQAWMFVVVFFIMLPAMCGLSLGVTSVYIQILVKILEWATLRIQRGRQEQPSVPVPLPNGIIERVGGSMEEEMAPAGAEFSLSDALFFYKEGVESIVDDQVTQRFSSEELASWNLLTRTNHNFRYISLRLTVIWGLGVFVRYGVLFPLRITLTVIGLSWLVIGTTLVGFLPESSVKTWLSELVHVTCYRICARGLSATVHYHNRDNRPQKGGICVSNHTTPIDVVILANDGCYAMVGQVHGGLMGVLQRSMVRSCPHVWFERSEMRDRHAVTNRLRAHVAAKNKLPILIFPEGTCINNTSVMMFKKGSFEIGGTIHPVAIKYDPRFGDAFWNSSKYNMVSYLLRMMTSWAIVVNVWYLPPMTIQEGEDAAQFANRVKSAVAHRGGLLDLDWDGGLKRGKVKDSLKEEQQKKYSSIITGQSNMDDPDSSSVTT; from the exons ATGGACGACCTCTGGGCCGTGGCTGTGGGCGTTTTCCAGGCGTGGATGTTCGTGGTGGTTTTCTTCATCATGCTGCCGGCCATGTGCGGCCTCTCGCTGGGCGTCACCAGCGTCTACATCCAGATCCTGGTCAAGATCCTGGAG TGGGCGACGTTACGGATCCAGAGAGGACGCCAGGAGCAGCCGAGCGTCCCCGTGCCTCTGCCCAACG GGATCATTGAGCGGGTGGGCGGCtcgatggaggaggagatggcgCCGGCAGGGGCGGAGTTCTCCCTGAGCGACGCCCTCTTCTTCTACAAGGAGGGCGTGGAGAGCATCGTGGACGACCAGGTGACGCAGCGCTTCTCCTCCGAGGAGCTCGCCTCCTGGAACCTCCTCACACGCACCAACCACAACTTCCGCTACATCAGCCTCCGCCTCACCGTCATCTGGGGCCTCGGCGTCTTCGTGCGTTACGGCGTCCTCTTCCCTCTCAG AATCACTCTCACCGTCATCGGACTCTCGTGGCTCGTGATCGGAACGACTCTGGTCGGATTTCTGCCTGAAAGCAG tgtgaagaCGTGGCTCAGTGAACTGGTTCATGTGACCTGCTACAGAATCTGTGCCAGAGGTTTGTCGGCGACCGTCCACTATCACAACAG AGACAACCGGCCTCAGAAAGGAGGAATCTGTGTGTCCAATCACACGACTCCGATCGACGTGGTGATTCTGGCCAATGACGGCTGCTACGCGATG GTGGGCCAGGTTCACGGCGGTCTGATGGGGGTCCTTCAGAGGTCGATGGTCAGGTCGTGTCCCCACGTTTGGTTCGAGAGGTCGGAGATGAGGGACCGCCACGCGGTGACCAACAG GCTCAGAGCTCACGTCGCAGCAAAGAACAAACTTCCCATCCTGATATTTCCTGAAG GAACTTGCATCAACAACACGTCGGTCATGATGTTTAAGAAAGGAAGCTTTGAAATCGGAGGAACCATCCACCCGGTCGCCATCAAG TACGACCCTCGGTTCGGAGACGCCTTCTGGAACAGCAGTAAATACAACATGGTGAGTTACCTGCTCCGCATGATGACCAGCTGGGCCATCGTCGTCAACGTGTGGTACCTCCCCCCCATGACCATACAG gagggagaggacgcTGCTCAGTTTGCAAACAGAGTGAAATCTGCTGTGGCCCATCGGGGGGGTCTCCTGGACCTGGACTG GGACGGAGGATTGAAACGAGGGAAGGTGAAGgattctctgaaggaggagcagcagaagaaatACAGCAGCATCATCACGGGACAGAGCAACATGGACGACCCCGACTCCTCGTCAGTAACGACGTGA